Proteins co-encoded in one Longimicrobium sp. genomic window:
- a CDS encoding 1-acyl-sn-glycerol-3-phosphate acyltransferase, translating to MIYRLVRALWRAALFAFFRRIGVQGRGNVPARGPALLVANHTNAFIDGLLVLTRLERPVTLTVKSTLRRNPMLAALIRAMHVVEFHRSQDVGEGADPAKNVDAVGACAARLADGGCIVIFPEGVSHSDPALRPFRTGAARIALAYVDAHPRGPALALVPTGLHFEAKERFRSSAGMIFGEAMDVHAWRRDHPGGDAHALTEEIEARIRGLTANYDAEREMEIFGRAAELLETADDGPPPLGQEPAADVAARVSLIHRLQAGRQWLGHGRRAELEALEERVRGFGRKLHRLGITAAELFLPMEVPRAAFFVFREMELLAAGSPIAAWGWMNALPAYAVTKAVVMKMSKDRDHFASNSVFLGIPIFLLFWGMQIALVALVASPLRAVLYALSLPYAGAVALLYRDRAGSAWRRARTFLLLARRPGHRRKLVDEARSILADLRRLAAEFEAAETSNAVS from the coding sequence GTGATCTACCGCCTGGTGCGGGCGCTCTGGCGCGCGGCGCTGTTCGCCTTCTTCCGGCGCATCGGCGTGCAGGGGCGTGGCAACGTCCCCGCGCGCGGGCCGGCGCTGCTGGTGGCCAACCACACCAACGCGTTCATCGACGGGCTGCTGGTGCTCACCCGGCTGGAGCGCCCGGTGACGCTCACGGTGAAAAGCACGCTGCGCCGCAACCCCATGCTGGCGGCGCTGATCCGGGCGATGCACGTGGTGGAGTTCCACCGCTCGCAGGATGTGGGCGAGGGCGCCGATCCCGCGAAGAACGTGGACGCGGTGGGCGCGTGCGCGGCGCGGCTGGCCGACGGCGGGTGCATCGTCATCTTCCCCGAGGGCGTCAGCCACAGCGACCCGGCGCTGCGCCCGTTCCGCACCGGCGCGGCGCGCATCGCGCTGGCGTACGTGGACGCGCACCCGCGCGGGCCGGCGCTGGCGCTGGTCCCCACCGGGCTGCACTTCGAGGCCAAGGAGCGCTTCCGCTCCTCCGCGGGGATGATCTTCGGCGAGGCGATGGACGTGCACGCGTGGCGCCGCGACCACCCGGGCGGCGACGCGCACGCGCTGACGGAAGAGATCGAGGCGCGCATCCGCGGGCTGACCGCGAACTACGACGCCGAGCGCGAGATGGAGATCTTCGGCCGCGCGGCGGAGCTGCTGGAGACGGCGGACGACGGGCCGCCGCCGCTGGGGCAGGAGCCGGCCGCCGACGTCGCCGCGCGCGTGTCGCTCATCCACCGGCTGCAGGCGGGGCGGCAGTGGCTGGGGCACGGCCGGCGCGCGGAGCTGGAGGCGCTGGAGGAGCGCGTCCGCGGCTTCGGGCGCAAGCTGCACCGCCTGGGGATCACCGCCGCCGAGCTGTTCCTGCCGATGGAAGTCCCGCGCGCGGCCTTCTTCGTCTTCCGCGAGATGGAGCTGCTGGCCGCCGGATCTCCCATCGCCGCATGGGGATGGATGAACGCGCTCCCCGCGTACGCCGTCACGAAGGCGGTGGTGATGAAGATGTCGAAGGACCGCGACCACTTTGCCTCGAACTCCGTCTTCCTCGGCATCCCCATCTTCCTGCTGTTCTGGGGGATGCAGATCGCGCTCGTGGCGCTCGTCGCCTCGCCGCTCCGGGCCGTGCTGTACGCGCTGTCGCTCCCCTACGCGGGCGCGGTCGCGCTGCTCTACCGCGACCGCGCGGGAAGCGCGTGGCGGCGGGCGCGCACCTTCCTCCTCCTCGCCCGCCGCCCCGGCCACCGCCGCAAGCTGGTGGACGAGGCGCGGTCCATCCTCGCCGACCTGCGGCGCCTGGCCGCAGAATTCGAAGCTGCCGAAACCTCCAACGCCGTGAGCTGA
- a CDS encoding phosphatase PAP2 family protein yields MLRTLHPADRATLFILAVVTATLAVAAAGGAPVAASLGLHAGILVAFAGLATWMGAREGAVVRGIAIIAVMFTLYSTLGHVAFAAVPWLADPWLAAADRALLLGRSPSLVVEPLGATRWAEVLSFGYAMFIPYLYVSIVLSLVGRPPAERDEFVTGFAVLYALSFLGYLFLPARGPVVWMAGDFTLPIHGGTFHRIILKSVESVGGPHGAFPSLHVGASLYATLFDLRHRNPLRALIYLPLVATIALATLVLRYHYAVDLAAAVVLALAASHLARAAMARRGETARIAAEGAAEAAA; encoded by the coding sequence TTGCTCCGCACGCTGCATCCCGCCGACCGGGCCACGCTGTTCATCCTCGCGGTCGTGACCGCCACGCTCGCCGTCGCGGCGGCCGGCGGCGCGCCCGTGGCCGCATCGCTCGGGCTGCACGCGGGAATTCTCGTCGCGTTCGCGGGGCTGGCGACGTGGATGGGGGCGCGCGAGGGGGCCGTGGTGCGCGGCATCGCCATCATCGCGGTGATGTTCACGCTGTACAGCACGCTCGGGCACGTCGCCTTCGCTGCCGTTCCGTGGCTTGCGGATCCGTGGCTGGCCGCGGCGGACCGGGCGCTGCTGCTCGGGCGCTCGCCGTCGCTCGTGGTGGAGCCGCTGGGGGCGACGCGGTGGGCGGAGGTGCTCAGCTTCGGCTACGCGATGTTCATCCCCTACCTGTACGTCTCCATCGTCCTGTCGCTGGTGGGCCGGCCGCCGGCGGAGCGCGACGAGTTCGTCACCGGGTTCGCGGTGCTCTACGCGCTCAGCTTCCTGGGCTACCTCTTCCTCCCCGCGCGCGGTCCGGTGGTGTGGATGGCCGGGGATTTCACGCTGCCGATCCACGGCGGCACCTTCCACCGCATCATCCTGAAATCCGTCGAGTCGGTGGGCGGGCCGCACGGCGCCTTTCCCAGCCTGCACGTGGGCGCGTCGCTCTACGCCACGCTCTTCGACCTGCGCCACCGCAACCCGCTGCGCGCGCTCATCTACCTCCCCCTCGTGGCCACCATCGCGCTGGCCACGCTGGTGCTGCGCTACCACTACGCGGTCGACCTCGCCGCCGCGGTCGTTCTCGCGCTGGCGGCATCGCATCTCGCCCGCGCGGCGATGGCGCGGCGCGGCGAGACGGCGCGCATCGCCGCCGAGGGCGCGGCGGAGGCGGCGGCGTGA
- a CDS encoding acyltransferase family protein: MTDTLAASPSSSPTIPAVEIAGGPADADAKPGRLLALDVFRGITIAGMLLVNNPGSWDHVYEPLDHAPWNGWTPTDTIFPFFLFIVGVAMTMSFAGQMARGQTRARVFVKSTRRSATLFGLGLLLAAFPYYNLDPGHLRVMGVLQRIAVCFLLASAVYLYAPKRARPWVAAALLLGYWAAMTLVPVPAFGAGDLVHKDGSLAAYVDRMVIGTNHLWAAAKTWDPEGLLSTLPAVATVLLGIFAGEWIRGERAPAERATGLFFAGNALMAAGLVWNAVFPINKNLWTSSYVLFMGGMAMVGLAMCYWVVDVKGVRRWTRPFVVFGTNAIAAFFLSGVFARLLNLVKVPGGAEGTQPVKAWIYANLFASWIDPLNASLAFALVFVAVWWAIMEIFYRKKIFIKV; the protein is encoded by the coding sequence ATGACGGACACGCTCGCCGCATCTCCATCTTCATCCCCCACCATCCCCGCGGTCGAGATCGCGGGGGGCCCGGCGGACGCGGACGCGAAGCCGGGGCGGCTGCTGGCGCTGGACGTGTTCCGCGGCATCACCATCGCGGGGATGCTGCTGGTGAACAACCCCGGCTCGTGGGACCACGTGTACGAGCCGCTGGACCACGCGCCGTGGAACGGGTGGACGCCCACCGACACCATCTTCCCGTTCTTCCTGTTCATCGTGGGCGTGGCGATGACGATGAGCTTCGCCGGGCAGATGGCGCGTGGTCAGACCCGGGCACGCGTGTTCGTTAAGTCCACCAGGCGCTCCGCGACCCTCTTCGGGCTGGGGCTGCTGCTGGCCGCCTTTCCGTACTACAACCTGGACCCGGGCCACCTCCGCGTGATGGGGGTGCTGCAGCGCATCGCGGTCTGCTTCCTGCTCGCCTCGGCCGTGTACCTGTACGCGCCGAAACGGGCGCGGCCGTGGGTCGCCGCCGCCCTGCTGCTGGGCTACTGGGCGGCGATGACGCTGGTTCCCGTCCCCGCCTTCGGCGCGGGAGACCTGGTCCACAAGGACGGCAGCCTCGCGGCGTACGTCGACCGGATGGTGATCGGCACGAACCACCTGTGGGCGGCGGCGAAGACGTGGGACCCCGAGGGGCTGCTGAGCACGCTTCCCGCGGTGGCCACGGTGCTGCTGGGCATCTTCGCGGGCGAGTGGATCCGCGGCGAGCGCGCGCCGGCCGAGCGGGCGACGGGGCTGTTCTTCGCCGGGAACGCGCTGATGGCGGCGGGGCTCGTGTGGAACGCCGTCTTCCCCATCAACAAGAACCTGTGGACCAGCTCGTACGTGCTGTTCATGGGCGGGATGGCGATGGTGGGGCTGGCGATGTGCTACTGGGTGGTGGACGTGAAGGGGGTCCGCCGCTGGACGCGCCCCTTCGTGGTGTTCGGGACCAACGCGATCGCCGCCTTCTTCCTGTCGGGCGTGTTCGCGCGGCTGCTGAACCTGGTGAAGGTGCCCGGCGGCGCGGAGGGAACGCAGCCGGTGAAGGCCTGGATCTACGCCAACCTCTTCGCCAGCTGGATCGATCCGCTGAACGCGTCGCTGGCCTTCGCGCTGGTGTTCGTGGCGGTGTGGTGGGCGATCATGGAGATCTTCTACCGGAAGAAGATCTTCATCAAGGTGTGA
- a CDS encoding carboxypeptidase regulatory-like domain-containing protein, which translates to MKPFPSFALLPALLLSTALHAQIFAGTVKDRAGESAVKQATVEALGPGDRVMARARSGDDGAFTLRLRDPGEFRLRVQRLGYRTATSSAVAVAAMQTVHVEMRISTSEVALDPLTVTGHSEVPRNPRLDREGFYSRQQMHVGSFVTREQIDRRRPLHSTEALRGIPGVRLQALGGTTHSVALMTRKDGGCVPLLLVDNIVMPGDELDLQIVPNDIAGIEVYRGTSEIPGRYISLASTCGLIVVWSRDGEAEDRAEADSARTGSR; encoded by the coding sequence ATGAAGCCCTTCCCCTCGTTCGCTCTCCTTCCCGCCCTCCTGCTGTCCACGGCGCTGCACGCCCAGATCTTCGCGGGCACGGTGAAGGACCGCGCGGGCGAGAGCGCGGTGAAGCAGGCCACCGTCGAGGCGCTGGGCCCCGGCGACCGCGTGATGGCCCGCGCCCGCAGCGGCGACGACGGCGCGTTCACCCTGCGCCTGCGCGACCCCGGCGAGTTCCGGCTGCGCGTGCAGCGGCTGGGCTACCGCACCGCCACCTCGTCGGCCGTCGCCGTGGCCGCGATGCAGACGGTGCACGTGGAGATGCGCATCAGCACCAGCGAGGTGGCGCTGGACCCGCTCACCGTCACCGGGCACAGCGAGGTGCCGCGCAATCCGCGGCTGGACCGCGAGGGCTTCTACAGCCGCCAGCAGATGCACGTGGGCTCGTTCGTCACGCGCGAGCAGATCGACCGGCGGCGGCCGCTGCACTCCACCGAGGCGCTGCGCGGGATTCCCGGCGTGCGGCTGCAGGCGCTGGGCGGCACCACGCACTCGGTGGCGCTGATGACGCGCAAGGACGGCGGGTGCGTGCCCCTGCTGCTGGTGGACAACATCGTGATGCCCGGCGACGAGCTGGACCTGCAGATCGTGCCCAACGACATCGCGGGAATCGAGGTGTACCGCGGCACCAGCGAGATCCCGGGGCGCTACATCAGCCTGGCCTCCACCTGCGGCCTCATCGTGGTCTGGAGCCGCGACGGCGAGGCGGAGGACCGCGCCGAGGCCGACAGCGCCCGCACAGGCAGCCGGTGA
- a CDS encoding NYN domain-containing protein: protein MRVAFIVDGFNLYHSIKDAEKMVPARPQRWLDLRAFCESYVRNFGRAAMLEDVYYFSAIAAHLEPAKPDISRRHQTYLDALAATGVHVSLANFKVSNRYFSFRQCRFRIWPFRRFIRVPLPRCTVLVQRAEEKETDVAIATKLFELLHTNAADAVVLVTGDTDLLPAIRTARRLFPTILIGVCFPFKRHNADLKRSVVRSFKVRKEQYAVYQLPDPISLPNGHVIRKPPPW from the coding sequence GTGCGAGTAGCATTCATCGTCGACGGATTCAATCTGTATCACTCGATCAAGGACGCGGAGAAGATGGTTCCCGCGCGTCCGCAGCGGTGGCTGGACCTCCGCGCCTTCTGCGAATCGTACGTCCGCAACTTCGGACGGGCGGCGATGCTGGAAGACGTGTACTACTTCTCCGCGATCGCAGCGCACCTCGAACCTGCCAAGCCGGATATCTCGCGCCGGCACCAGACCTATCTCGACGCGCTCGCGGCTACCGGTGTGCACGTGTCGCTCGCGAACTTCAAGGTCAGCAATCGCTATTTCTCCTTTCGCCAATGCCGGTTCCGGATCTGGCCCTTTCGGCGGTTCATCCGCGTGCCGCTGCCACGCTGCACCGTGCTCGTCCAGAGGGCGGAGGAGAAGGAGACGGACGTCGCGATCGCGACCAAGCTGTTCGAGCTCCTCCACACGAATGCGGCGGACGCGGTCGTCCTCGTGACGGGCGATACGGACTTGCTACCGGCGATCAGAACCGCGCGGAGGCTGTTTCCCACGATTTTGATCGGCGTGTGTTTCCCTTTCAAACGCCACAACGCGGACCTGAAGCGGTCCGTAGTCCGGTCGTTCAAGGTGAGGAAAGAGCAGTACGCTGTGTATCAGCTCCCCGATCCGATCTCGTTGCCCAATGGCCACGTCATCCGCAAGCCGCCACCGTGGTGA